One genomic window of Candidatus Eisenbacteria bacterium includes the following:
- a CDS encoding peptidylprolyl isomerase, with the protein MKRLFYLLAIALIAFTSCARDDSNKVLARVGSRKITVGEFREAYAQIPPAYLPKEGGMAAKKQVLDDLISKDLLTLQAYELGLDKDKGLLDNVEKMKEQVLLKELYNREVAAKAKATEKELKERYERMAREEEIHARHIVVGTPEKAQEVLKKARAGEDFAKLAETYSEDPSTASNGGDLGFLEKGAMLPPEFQDALFKLEVGQVSDVVQTNFGYHIIKADEKRKRKLEPFEQMKGTIESNVVQDKTMELAKNYVEKVRKDYQFKINEVNIKALVDEIAAAAAPNGISLTEFSGRLAPDQKARPLATTTVGNYTIRDFLTSLQNSGASALPPQVNVDQIKRIVEAEAITKPLVADARKMGIEKQKSVRSDLELLKEKKMLEILYQKQIRDKVTISDEEIASYYAAHAQEYGQPATVTVVKLVAYDKKAADSLATLARRGADFGKLVAENSVDRESATRGGRVEVGVGTDPVIDSLTQKMKINDIAGPAVTGEGLVVMKLLERKKEVVTPFEIARPYAKSDLQRKKEEEGFQVFLKKARDKYKPSINEKLLAGLKLETATTNAPNSRAPK; encoded by the coding sequence ATGAAAAGACTTTTCTATCTGCTTGCCATTGCGTTGATTGCGTTTACTTCCTGCGCCAGGGATGATTCGAACAAGGTGTTGGCAAGGGTCGGGAGCAGAAAGATAACAGTGGGAGAATTCCGCGAAGCTTACGCCCAGATACCACCCGCATACCTGCCCAAGGAAGGCGGCATGGCCGCAAAGAAGCAGGTCTTGGACGACCTTATAAGCAAGGACCTTCTGACGCTCCAAGCGTACGAGCTGGGCCTGGATAAAGACAAGGGCCTGCTCGACAACGTGGAAAAGATGAAAGAGCAGGTCCTGCTGAAAGAGCTATACAATCGCGAAGTGGCTGCAAAAGCAAAGGCCACGGAGAAAGAGCTCAAGGAACGTTACGAACGGATGGCCCGCGAAGAGGAGATCCACGCCAGGCATATAGTTGTTGGCACGCCCGAGAAGGCACAGGAGGTGCTGAAAAAGGCCAGGGCCGGCGAGGACTTTGCCAAGCTTGCCGAGACGTACTCCGAGGATCCGTCCACCGCTTCAAATGGGGGAGACCTCGGATTTCTTGAGAAGGGCGCCATGTTGCCCCCCGAGTTTCAAGACGCCCTGTTCAAGCTGGAGGTCGGCCAGGTGAGCGACGTCGTCCAAACCAACTTCGGTTATCACATCATCAAGGCCGACGAGAAAAGGAAGAGAAAACTCGAACCTTTCGAACAGATGAAGGGCACAATCGAGTCGAACGTGGTCCAGGACAAGACGATGGAACTTGCCAAGAACTACGTGGAGAAGGTTAGAAAAGACTACCAATTCAAGATAAACGAGGTGAACATCAAGGCGTTGGTCGACGAGATAGCAGCGGCCGCCGCGCCCAACGGGATCAGCTTGACTGAGTTTTCCGGGCGTCTCGCCCCAGACCAGAAAGCCCGTCCCTTGGCCACAACAACCGTGGGCAACTACACAATCCGAGATTTCCTCACCAGCCTGCAGAACTCCGGTGCGAGCGCGCTTCCTCCGCAAGTCAACGTTGACCAGATCAAGAGGATAGTGGAAGCCGAAGCCATCACGAAGCCCTTGGTGGCAGACGCCAGGAAGATGGGTATAGAAAAGCAGAAGAGCGTTCGGAGCGACCTCGAACTTCTCAAGGAAAAGAAGATGCTTGAGATCCTCTACCAGAAGCAGATTCGGGATAAAGTCACCATTTCTGACGAGGAAATCGCTTCCTATTACGCCGCACACGCCCAAGAATACGGACAGCCCGCAACCGTGACTGTCGTAAAGCTAGTCGCCTATGACAAGAAGGCCGCTGATTCACTCGCCACTCTTGCCCGGCGAGGAGCGGACTTCGGCAAGCTAGTTGCGGAGAACTCCGTCGATCGTGAAAGCGCGACCCGCGGAGGGCGGGTGGAAGTTGGGGTGGGAACCGATCCCGTCATTGACTCGCTTACGCAAAAGATGAAGATCAACGACATCGCCGGTCCGGCTGTCACGGGCGAAGGCTTGGTGGTTATGAAGCTGCTTGAGAGGAAAAAGGAAGTAGTGACTCCTTTTGAGATTGCTCGACCCTACGCCAAGAGCGACCTCCAACGAAAGAAGGAGGAGGAAGGGTTCCAGGTCTTTCTCAAGAAGGCGCGCGACAAGTACAAGCCGTCTATCAACGAGAAGCTCTTAGCGGGGCTCAAGCTCGAAACTGCAACAACAAACGCGCCTAACTCACGGGCGCCTAAGTGA
- a CDS encoding peptidylprolyl isomerase, which produces MKKLTCIVPATLILLPFALFLLGLLAPPVHAADVVEGVAVVVGDEIILKSELDEQVAFYLIQAQVDPADTAKVSQAKKEILDRMIDAKVIVNEARKRQLTISKQELDQAVEDAVKEVKTRMGSEEKFKLELEKEGLNEEKLRDKYRQELESQLLAMRLVEREVRAKVKVTDQDVDNFYKERKQDLPKKPAEVTLAQIVILAETDSVVDRKARDRAEQVLRAIREGQNFEKLAAQYSDDPSAENGGDVGVVQKGDFEESFEKAAFVLEPDQVSDLVRSRFGYHIIKMVEKSDQGYHVKHILIKVVPTDEAEQKARSLATELRKRIEAGESFEGIATKYSQDKESAAKGGVVGSYPADGLAPAVKAAIKGIPEGGVSEVIPLDVGYHMLKVVAKTPEREYTYDEIKDQLRQMVIQERMQNKYEQWLAEIKKKTFIDVKGS; this is translated from the coding sequence ATGAAGAAACTCACGTGTATCGTCCCCGCGACACTGATTTTGCTTCCGTTCGCACTTTTCCTGTTGGGTCTTCTCGCTCCTCCCGTGCACGCCGCCGATGTAGTGGAGGGCGTGGCGGTGGTTGTTGGAGATGAGATAATTCTTAAGAGCGAACTGGACGAACAGGTCGCGTTCTACTTGATTCAGGCGCAAGTCGATCCCGCGGATACGGCGAAAGTCAGCCAGGCGAAGAAAGAGATACTTGACAGAATGATCGACGCCAAGGTTATCGTAAATGAAGCCCGAAAGCGTCAACTGACCATCTCCAAGCAGGAGCTCGATCAGGCCGTCGAGGATGCGGTGAAGGAAGTCAAGACAAGGATGGGCTCCGAGGAAAAGTTCAAACTGGAGCTGGAGAAGGAAGGTCTCAACGAGGAGAAACTCAGGGACAAGTACCGGCAAGAGCTGGAATCCCAACTTCTGGCCATGAGGCTGGTGGAGAGAGAAGTCCGCGCTAAGGTCAAGGTGACGGACCAAGATGTTGACAACTTCTACAAGGAAAGAAAACAGGATCTTCCGAAGAAACCGGCCGAGGTCACACTGGCACAGATAGTGATACTCGCAGAGACGGACTCGGTCGTGGATAGAAAGGCGAGGGACAGGGCCGAGCAAGTACTCAGGGCCATCAGGGAAGGTCAGAACTTCGAGAAGCTGGCCGCTCAATACTCCGACGACCCAAGCGCCGAGAATGGTGGAGACGTGGGGGTCGTGCAAAAAGGGGATTTCGAAGAGAGTTTCGAGAAGGCCGCCTTTGTTCTCGAGCCTGACCAGGTTAGCGATCTGGTCCGGAGTCGTTTTGGCTATCACATAATTAAGATGGTCGAGAAGAGCGACCAGGGCTATCACGTGAAACACATTCTCATAAAAGTGGTGCCGACCGACGAAGCCGAGCAGAAGGCGAGAAGTCTCGCCACGGAGCTGAGGAAGAGAATCGAGGCCGGAGAGAGCTTTGAAGGCATTGCGACGAAATACTCCCAGGATAAGGAATCCGCGGCCAAGGGTGGAGTGGTAGGGAGCTACCCGGCGGATGGACTGGCCCCCGCCGTGAAGGCCGCGATAAAGGGTATTCCGGAGGGAGGCGTGAGCGAAGTAATTCCACTGGACGTCGGCTACCACATGCTCAAGGTGGTCGCAAAGACACCGGAGCGAGAATACACGTACGATGAGATAAAAGATCAACTGCGCCAGATGGTCATTCAGGAAAGGATGCAGAACAAGTACGAACAGTGGTTGGCCGAGATAAAGAAAAAGACCTTTATCGACGTGAAAGGCAGCTAG
- a CDS encoding S4 domain-containing protein: MRIDLFLKRICIVKSRSAAARLCEEEKVAVNGKAAKSSKAVKPEDEVSVVLGPKELTFSIVALPEGNVSKAQAPSFYRITGLKLTPGVFE; this comes from the coding sequence TTGCGGATTGACCTGTTCCTAAAGAGGATTTGCATTGTGAAGAGCAGATCCGCCGCGGCAAGACTATGCGAGGAGGAAAAGGTGGCGGTCAACGGCAAGGCCGCCAAGAGCAGCAAGGCCGTCAAGCCAGAGGACGAAGTCTCCGTTGTCCTGGGCCCCAAGGAGCTTACCTTCTCGATTGTAGCCTTGCCTGAGGGCAATGTGAGCAAGGCCCAGGCGCCTTCCTTTTACAGAATAACAGGTTTGAAGCTAACTCCCGGGGTTTTCGAGTAG